The genomic interval CGGCACCAGAAAAGCATCTTCGTCATGGAAAATCGTCAGGGGCGCGCCGGGCTCCGGCTTGCTGGCTATATGGACGGCAACGATTTTTTTCACCCGGATACCCAGCCCGGCAATACGCTCGCGCCAAGCCGGCTCAGCCAGCCAGGGGCCCGGCGCCAGGATCACCTGACTGGCCGCCTGAACCGTGCCGTCGCTGAGCGCCACGTCATAGCCACCACTCCGGGAATGCAGCGCCGTCACCCGCAGCCCTTCACTCACCGCCACGGACGGGCGCAGCGCCGGCAGCCATTTTTGGATCAGGGCAAACACATCGGCATAATGTGCCCCCTTCCCTCGCAGCACGACCTGTCCGTCATCCGGAGAAAGATGAATCAGGGAATTCATGCTTTCCGACGGTGTAAACCCGGCTGCGGGAAGGTAATTACGGCACGTCTCTTCCCAATGCGCCTTTCCGGTCACTAGCTCCATGGGTAAAGAATAAAAAGGCGCCCCGTTATCCAGGAACGGTTGATAATAGTCATGGCTGAAACGGGACATTGCCCGCACTCGTTCACTGATGCCCCGGGGGAAATGGACACCTGCGGAATAAAATGAACTTCCGGCGCCGCACAAATTCCTCTCGATAAGTGAAATATTTGCCTGCGGGTATTGTTTCACCGCCTCACGGGCAATAACGGTGCCAATAATACCGCCACCGATAATAGCAATATCGCTTTTATTCATCATGATATATTAAGACTGTATTGGAATATGATATTTAACGCGCCGTAATTATTTTCTTCTCCGGCATGACGTCATCGTTAATTTTATGTGCGCCGTTATTATTAACGTCGGGCGACCAGTCAATAAATGAGGATATTTGTTGACGCGGATATTCTCCGCACAGCCGTCCCATTATACGCTGCGCCCGCCATGCATTCAGGCTCAGGTTGACGTCCGGCAGCCCGCGCTGGCCGCGCTGGCCGCGCACCGCATTTTGCACGAAGATATTATTTTGACGGGGGCCATCCCATACGATCGCAAAGTCATCATCAATAACGAATTCGTCATTTTCATAACGAATCCGCTCTTTCAGACCATTCAGGAAGTTTTTCTCTGTCGGCGCATAACCGGTTGCCCAGATAATAACATCAGCCTCTATATATTCTGCCTGCTCAACGTCCAGATGTTTATAATCAACCCGCCAACGTCCTGACGGTGTATGCACCACATTACTTACCGAACGGCTGGTCATTAAATCAAATTCAAGTTCACCCGGCGTAATAAATCGGAGGCAATAAAGTTTCTGATAAATTTCCCGTAACGTTGACTCGGAAATACCGTCGGACGTTAATATATTTTCACGGTTAGTTTTTTGACGCAGGTGCAAAGGCAGTTTACTGAAATACTCCGAATAGCAGGGCATATAAAAATCGTTGGTGAACGTCGAATCATCAATCGGGAAAAAATTACGCCGCCGCGACAGCCAGGTAATGCGTTCCGGTCGCTCGCTGGCCGATTTCGACGACAGATCGAGAAATACCTCAGCCCCGGACTGACCACCACCGATAATAACCACCTGTTTCCCCACGGTATTATGGTTTTTCTTCATATACTGGCTGACGTGGAACTGCGAATTACCCAGCAGCGGCGCCGCAAATTCCGGTACCCAGGGTTTGGTGCCTACGCCGACGGCAAGGTGATCGGCGGTGAGTTGGCGCTTGTCAGTTTCAATACGGAATACACCTTCGAAATCAATGTGTAACACACGTTCGCCAAATGATACGTTGCGGTTTTTCTCCGCCGCCCAGGCCATGTAATTGCGAAACTCACGGCGCGGGATCTCATCAAACTGTGCATTAAGAAAATGGTAAATACGCCCTTTCTCATGCAGGTAAGACATAAAGGTAAATTTATTGGTCGGATCGGTCAGCGTACTCAGATCCTTAAACAGTGAAACCTGCAGCGTGGCGCCGTCGATCATTTGATCGTCGTGCCAGGAAAAGGCCGCTTTCTGGTCAAGAAAAAGATTACTGATTTCTGGCTTATCATGTAACAAAGAGGCCAGACTCAGATTTGCCGGCCCTGCCCCGATACCCAGCAGGGTATAATGAGAAGGTGCGCTGTTTAACGCCAGTTTCATAAATTCGCCCTTATATGTTTGAGATAATTCATCCGGGATAATGCATCCGGGATCGTTAACTACTCGATAGCCTCACTGGAAGTCATTGACGTACCCGCCTCCGTTTTCAACGGTGCCGGGGCCGGTTCTTTCACGCACGCACCGCAAACCAGGGCCGCAAAGAGGGATCCCAGCGCAATGACGGGCCAGAAGACCGTATCCAGCGACAGATAGAGCCAGCCGCCGATAACCGGCCCCAGCGCAATCCCCAGACTGAACATGAAGTGAAAACTGCCCAGATAGTGGGACTTCAGATGCCCCGGACCGGCGTTCGCCGGGAAAGCAAAGAAGGAAGGGCCAGAGATGATTTCCCCCAACGACCAGATCAGTGTGCCGACGATCAACGCCGCAGGCCCGATGGGAACGGCATAAAAGGCAACGCCCGTACCAATCAGCGCAAAACCGAACGCCAGTACGTAACGTTTGTTATATCCCTGGGTGAACTTGGTGATGAACAGCTCAAAGCAGATAACGATTATTCCGTTGAGTGATACCGCCAGGGTATACCAGAACAGTGCGATCCCTTTGTCTTCAATATAGAGAGGCAGTGTGGTGATGTATTGCACGTACACCGCGGAATGGCAGAAGGTCGCCAGTAAAAATAAGACGAAACGCCGGTCGGCCAGCACATCCAGGTAGCCACCCACGACGGTTTTCTCCGCTCCGGCCTGTTGACTGATTTCCCCGACTTCATTTTTCCCCGGCAGGGTCAGCATCGCCAGTACGGCATACAGCGCCGCAATAACCGCTTCTCCCCAGAACAACAGCGTAAAACTCTCCCCGCCCCAGTGATAAAGGGCATAGCCGATGAGCGGCGCCCCCGTCGCCCCGAGGTTCAGGCCCAGCCGATAAATAGCAAAAATCATCGTTTGCCGTTCCGACGGCGTTTGCCAGGACAGCAATGCCGCAGAAGCCGGGCGGAATAATTGGGCGCACAGGCTGGCCAGCGCCACAACGATCAGGATGGAAATAAAGTGGTCAAGGTAGAGCAACGCCGCTGTCAGCACTGCGGTCGCCCCCATGCTGATCATGCTGGCAAGACGCGGCCCGAAGCGCTCGCTGATCGTGCCGCCGAGGAGCGCGCCGATAACGGCACCGGTGCCGTACACTGCCAAGGCAATGATGGTTTGCTGATGCGAATAACCGAGTGACACCAGATACAGCACGATGAAGATTTGCAGAAACCCGGACAACCGGTTGATCATCACGCCGAGCAAGACAACTTTTGATGACAGCGGGCTTTGCGAAAATGTTTCCAGTACGCCCGGTGCGGACGATGAATTAGTCATGATGCTCCTCGATATGCAACGTAATTTTTTCCCTGACCTGATTTTCCAGCCGATCTAACGCTTCCGCACTGCGCGCATCAATAAAGAAGACCACCGCACGATCTTCCGAAGAGCGCAGCGGCTCCAGACGATCTCCGCGCTGTTTATGCACGAAAACGGCCCGCAGGGTGGGTTCATCCTCCCGCTCGCCGGCCGGGACGACAGGCCAGGGATCGTTGTCGTTCAGCCAGACGATCTCCACGCCCGGCCAGTCGATGTGCACGTCTTTCAGTATTCCGGGGGGATGCTCCAGATACACCTGGCGGGCGATACGCCTGGACGCGGGTAAAGCGACCGGTTCGCCAAGCATGATGCGTAAAATGACCGGTTCGAGGGGTTGGCCGTAAGCCAGGTTATAAAGCGGTAAAATCCCGTCCCCCGGAGTACGCGAAGCGATTTCCATCAGCCAGGGGCGGCCGTTGGCGTCTACACGCCATTCGGCATGCGCGATGCCGTCACCGAAGTCCAGCGCCGTCAGAACCTTTTGCGTCGCCTCCAGCAGCAGAGTGCTATTTTGATCGGGGTTAGGCACCGTATGCGCCAGTTCCACAAAGGTGTTCAAGTGAGTATCCGTCGTCACCTTATGGGTCGCAGAGGCGAATATCACCACACCGTTTTGCGATAGGGTTTCCACCGAATACTCCTGCCCCACGATTTTCTGTTCCAGCAACAGCGTTTCATGGGCGGGGTAATCCGCCAATGCGCGACTGGCCTGTTGCGACGAATCGACGCTGATGACACCGGAAGAGGAGTGACGGGTAGCCGGTTTAATGATCAGCGGATAAGCGAGCCTCTCCGTGCGGATACTGTGGCGCTGCTCTGGCGGTACCATCACTGAATCCGGACTGAACGCGTTAAGATAAAAACGTTGGAGATATTTGCTGCGGCAGGTGCGCGTGGCGCGCAGCCCCGGAGAGCGGATGCCTAGGGCATCGGCGATAATGCCGGTCGGTTCTACCAAGGTTTCGCCCACCGCAAAAGCGCCGACAATACGATAGCGTGTACGCCAGTGCTGTATGGCGGCAACAACGCTGGGGTTAAATGATGCTTCTCTGTCCAGCGATCCCTCGACATACGCCACATCGGTAATTTGTGAGATGGGGCTGTCCTGCTTACTGCGAGCTTCTTCCACCTGCTGGCGGTAACTTTCCGGCGTTAAAACCAAAATAGCCAGCCCGCGCTCGACAAGCTGTGTCAGATAAAGCGAATTACGGCAAATAACCCAAAAAGCACCGGTTAAAACAAAAGCTTCAGACAGCGGCGTTTTAGTGTTCATCCAGGAACCTCAGTTAATCTCGGAAAGTGAGAACTCGGGAATACGGGCATTACCTGAAGGCAAGTAACGACGCTTATGCAGACGCTGATGCCAGTCCGGCATGTGCGCATCCAACGCGGAAACCATGCCGTGCGTAATAGCGCGGGCAACCGCGGCGCCCGGACAGCGATGACGACCGCCGCTGAAAGAGAAATACGCTTGCGTATTTCGTTGCGGCTGAAAAACATCAGGCTGTGCAAACCGGGCAGGATCGCGGTTTGCCGCCGCCAACAGCAGCAATATCGTGTCATCCGGCGCGATCCGCTGGCCGAGCAGCGTCAGCTCATGCGCAGCGAAACGGCGGGTATTTTGTATCGGCGAGGTGTAACGCGCGGTTTCATCGATAAAAGCATCGGCCGGCCTGCGCAGCCAGAGCTCCGGATAACGCTGCGCGGTCAGCAGCGTGTTGCCCGCCAGACTGGCCGTCGCATCATAGGTTTGCGACAAGAAACCGATAGCATTCGCGATCAGCGGCGCACGTTGAGACCAGCCTTCTTCGCTGGCGCATTGCAGCAGTTCCGTCAGCAAAGCGCCCTGAGGCGCCTGCGCGATCTGTGCGAAAAATCGCTCCAGCAGCGACGTTGCCGCAAGGCTGGCGCGCTGCTGATGTTCAGGACTGGCGGCGGCGGGAATGCACAACACAAACTCCGCAATGAGCGCCACAACCTCCGGCACGTCCCGCGGCAAGAATCCGCACAGCGTAGCGACAACAGCCGCCGGTACGGAAAACATCCAGCGGTTAATCTCCTCGCCGTCGCTCAGCGCCTGTTGCGCCAGTTGCCGGGCTAGCTGGCTTACGTGCGCGGAATCTACCGTGGACAACGCGCGGATAATGACGGCCTTAAGCTGCTGCTGATACTCACCTTCACGCATACGCACCAATTGGCCAAAGACATCGCCCGCCGGCTGGCCGACAAGACCGGGAGGGACAGGCTGCGACACCGGGCGAACCTGCAGAACCGGGCTGCTGAGCACCGCGTCCGTCGATCCGGCATCGCTCACCACCCACAGCTTAAGGTCGCGGTCAAAATAGACCGGAGTCTCTCGGGTCAGCCGGGCGTAATATTCCCAGGGAGAGTCATGCTGAATCGCGCTGAGCGGGTTAAGTAAATCACTCACGATAAATCCTCTCGGTTAATAACCCGCTGGGTATCCAGGGCAGAAGCAATATTCATCAGCAAGGCTTCGGACGCGCCTTCATAAATGCGCAGCGGGCGAATTTGCCGGTACAGCCGTTCCAATTGACTGCCCGCCACAACGCCCGCCGCCCCGAGAAGTTGCAACGCAGCATCAACGATTTTGCAGGCTTGTTCACACGCGAAATATTTCGCGGCGGCGGACTCTCGCGCAAACGGCCGGTCATCATCGTGTTGCCAGGCGGCTCTGGCCGTCAGCAGGGAAGCGGCGGAAAGCGAAACCTCCATTTTGGCCAGCGTTGCCTGGGTCAGTTGCAGATCCAGCAGGCGTCCGCGGTAAATTTTGCGCTGCGCGGCATGTCGCAGTGCGATATCCGCCGCACGTCGGGCAAACCCGATCGCGGCGCTGGCGACCGTCATGCGAAAACGATCGAGGATATCCAGCGCGATGATGAATCCTTGCCCCGGTTGCCCCAGCAGGTTCTCCGGTGAAACCCGGACATTGTCGAAATGCAGGTGCGACCATGACCGGGGAGCAACGGCATCCAGCGGACGGGCGCTGACGCCGCCGGCGACGGCATCGACGATAAACGCACTCAGCCCCAGCGGCCCCGGCCCTTCACCGGTGCGGGCGATCACGATAATGTCACTGGCGATATCTCCCAAGGCGATCCACGCCTTATCCCCGTTCAGTAGCCAGCCGCCCTCACAGCGCTGTGCCTCCAGGGTCAGCGCGGCAATATCAGTCCCTGCCTGTAATTCAGACAACGCGAATGCGGCAATACGCTCTCCGTGCGCCAATGCGGGTAAATAGTCGCGGCGTTGCGCCTCATTGCCGTAGCGCTGAATCACGCTGGCGCTCAGAGATTGAATCGACCAGGAAAAATCAAGCAGATCATCAAAATAGGCCAGCGTCTGCCGCGATAAACACATTCTGCGCGCATCGTTCGGCACCGGCAGATCGGGCGTATTCAAGTGCTTCAGCCATCCTCCCTGCCCCAGCAGATGCAACATCTGACGGCTCTGCTCTGCCACCGGACGGTGGCGTAATGACAGTAATGTTTCATGCTGCTGCTGACACCACCGGTCCAGTTCATGCACATACTGTTGGTGCCCCGGTGTGAAAAAAGGCAGCGACAGCAGCGTCAGATCGTGACTAATACATTGATTCACAAGGCACCCTTACATAAATAGTCATAAGACAACTAAATCAATACTTCGCTGTATGTATTCGCAGCGGCGGATACGTTATTTTTCAGGTCGGTTTCCAGGAACCACGCAAAAGAGGCATAACCCCGCCATATGCGGCACCAGCGTTGCTGACGTTCGTCCGGCGTCATATTCGGCGGCAGGTCTTCCATGTAGGCGATAATCAAATCAACGGATTGCCGGGCGTGTCCGGCGGAGAAGTTGTCGATGGTGAGGTGGGCTTCCTCGTAAATGGTGTCGAAGCCGTAACGGCGCAGCTTCTGAATCTCGTGTATGCGCATTTCGCCCAGCCCCAGCATTTCAATTCCCAGGTTGTAGCCCAGCAGTTCTTCATAAAATGAATCCGGAAACAGGGACATGCTCAGCTGGTGCAGGGAGAAGTCATAGATATCCGGTAATTCCTGCTGGTGGCAGAATTCAGGGTCGCGGATGTGCGGAAGCATAACCTCCATGCTGTGCAGGACACGCAGGATCAACGTAATATGATTTTTCTCCACGTCGCCGCGCCCCATTTCATCCGCATAAATGGCCAGCATCATGCCGTCGCTGCGGCGATGGCTGCGCAACACGCTGCCGAAACGATGGGCCCAGGCGCCGTCAATCATGCTTCCCAACGCCATCAGTTTCTGATTGAAAATCACACTTTCACGATCGGGAATGCTCGTCAGCCGTTCCAGGGGATTCACCAGTTTTTGCCAGTAAATCGCGTCCGTCCTCGCCCGCAGGGCCTCAGGGCTGTAACTGAACTCGCTGGCGTCGGTGTAACGCCCTTGCTGACCACAGGCAAACAGCACCTGAGCCTGTTGCAGCGTGTCCATCACCCGTTGTTTGATCGCCGCCAGGTGGCTGGCATAGTGCTCAATGTTCACAAGGCGATAAAACAGCGTGCGGGCTTCCGGCAACGATGGCGTTTCAAGAGTGAGCAGTGAATCAATGCGGGTACAACGATAGCGATCGCGCCAGAGGGTTGCCTGCGCGTCTCCCGGTTCCCGGAAACGGCTCAGCGTAATTTCACGTTCATGCTGGTGGGCATCAGCAATCCAGGACGCCATGATTTCAGCCTCGCGCTGACTGAAAATACCAAACATGGCGCCGCCGAAGCGGATGGCCTGCATGAAACGGCAGGCCTCCGGCTTTGCGTCCTTTTGCCGTAAATACGGTGAGCGTTTAAAGGCAGTTAAAAACGCTGCCATCCCGGCGGCGTCATCCATGCTCCATTGGCTCAGCGCTTTTTTCTCCAGCATGACCAGTTGGTGCTGTTTCCCCGCAAAAGGAAAATGGCGCACCATGATCTCAGCCATGCGATCATCCGGCGTTCGGGCCGCAAGCTGTTCCTGTTGCGTCAGCAGCATGCCGGCATGGCTCAGCTCCAGCTCAGTCGCCAGGCTGGCCGCCCGATAAAACCGTTGCAGATCCTCCCTGCCCCCCTCGGAGTCATTACAAGCGCTCAGCCAACCGTCCAGCAGCGTCATACACTGCGTGGCCGCCAGCGACGGCGGCATTTCCAGCAGCGCATCGTCAAAACCAAGCGCGTAATAAGCAAAATGGATACCGGCGACTTCCGGCAGATAACTGGCGGGTAAACGGGAAAAAGCCAGCCAAAATACGGCCTGCCAAAGCGTCAGCGCATTGCTGTGCAGCTGCGTCGGCGCACCGGCTACGCCGATAAAAGGAAGGGTGATACCTGACGCGGCAAAGCGGCGCTGACGTTGTTGTTGCTGACTGAGGCTGATTTCACCGCAGCCCTTCAGCGTAAAGTGATGGGCATTCAGCAGGTTCACGACGCCGGCAGGTTCGGTGGCGGGCTGGGACACCCGATCAAGCCAGCATCCGGCCAGCATCGAAAGCAACGCCCGTTGCTTCAGCAGGATACTGCGCTCTTCTTCATCAGACCGGAGCAGCATGGTCGCGGACTGTGCCAGCGTCGTCTTCGCCCGGACAATATACGCCTCAAACCCGGCGCGCTCCCATGTCGGCGACGGCAGCGGCGCACTCAGGAATGTCTGGATTAGCTGTAAGGCCAGGAGTTGCTGCGTTTCGCTTTCAATATCGCTGACCAGGCTGCTGTAAAGTTCGTGTACGTCCGCGCTATCACGCAACGCAGTCAGCGCCGCATGAGCATCGGGTGAAAAATGAAATTTTTCCTCGGGCAGCGATGTGGTGTTATCGGTGAATGAGAAAGACATCAAGCGCTTCCTTTTCGCAGTAACAGTGAGGCTCTGGCGCCGGGAATACTGACCGCCAACTGGTATAACGCGGTGTCGCTCACGGCCCCGTTATTTCGGGCATCGACAAAATTGATCAGCGGATCGGCGGCAAAGCAATGTCCGAAACGCGGGATATTGTCGGTATAAAGCTGCGTCTGCTGATAACCCGCCTGCATTTCATTCAGTTGACACAAGGGAAGATAAACGTTGCTGTGAAACAGACGGGTGATATCACCGAGCATGATGCCCATAGATGAAAATAGATCCTGATTAACCGCACGAACCAGCCCGGCTGAAAGCCCCTGATGCAGTTGGCTGAGATCCTGCCGCCCGCCGCAGGCAAGCAGCATATCCCCTTGCGGCGCATCATCAGCATGGCAAATCAGGCAGCTGGCGGCGCCATCAGAGAAAAGCGCGAAGTTTTCCATCCGCTGTCGTTCGTCGCTGATAGCGTCGCTGGTGACGACCAATGCCCGTCTTGCCTGGCCGCTGTGAATCAGGCTACGGGCCAGATGAATCCCTTTAAGCAAATTCGTGCAACGCCCGAGCGACACGCCGGTGATCGCCGACTGTTCCAGCTGCAGCTGTCCGGCAAACTCACGCAAAAAATGCTGATGCGCCTCCGTGCCGCTTTGTAACGAAGAGCTGCACACGATCGTCGTGTCGATGTCCTGCCCCGCGTAACCGGCTTCGGCAAGCGTCATCCGGGCCGTCCTTATCGCCATGTCCGTGACGGAACCCGTTGTTTTGTAGATCGCCCCCCAGCCCCATAGGTCTGCCTGCAGCGGCATGGAAAACTGTTTCGCCCGCGTCTGCAGATCCGCAAGTTCATGCCAGGCCAGCTTTTTCTCACCCAATACATATTGCGCAGCCAGTAGCCTGCTCTGTGAAGCAGCATTCAGCACGGGAGATCTCCGTTCTCAAGCAGCTTAGCCACATCAAAATAACCGACGGCGCGTTCGAGGAAGTGGCAGGTACCGTGCTGCTGCAACTCCTGCAGCCCGGCAACAAATCCGCCCAGGGCGGCGCGGGACAGCGCCGAGCCAAGGCTGACACGAGTGACGCCCAGTGCAAACAGCTCCGAAACGGACAAACGATTGCCTGCGCCCAGAAGCGCATTTACCGGAGCGTCAACGGCCGCGCATAGCGTTCTGATAGCGTCGGCGTCCGGCAGTGACGGCGCGTAAAGCACGTCGGCACCGACATCACGGTATGCTTTGAGTCTGGCGATCGTGTCTTTCAGGTCGTAGACGCCATAAAGATAGTTTTCCGCCCGCGCGGTAACGGTGAAGGGAAAGGGCAAACGCTTTGCCGCCGCGACCGCCGCTTCTACACGGGCCACCGATGCGTCGAAATCCCGGATCGGATTTGCCGGATCGCTGCTGTAATCTTCTATCGATCCCCCGACAGCGCCGCTTTCTGCAGCGGCATGGATGGTCTGCATAATGGCGTCGGCGTCGTCACCGAAGCCATCTTCAAGATCGATAGACACGGGAAGCTGCGTCACGCCAACCAGTGCCCGGGCATTTTCCAGCGTTTCTTCAAGCGTTACGGATTGCGCGCGATCCAGCTTACCAAGGGAGAACGCCAACCCGGCGCTGGTCGTCCCGATAGCCTTAAACCCGGCGTTTTGCATCAGAATCGCGGTGCCGCAATCCCAGGGATTCGGCATTACAAAAGGCGTCCCGCCGGTATGCAATTTTTTGAATCGTTCGGCCTTTTCGTATTGACTCAAATTGGCAGGTTGCGTATTCGCCGTAAACATAAATACCCTCAGCAAATGTATGCTTATATAAATATGGCGTTATCGTCGATTGTTTTCCGGCTTTCTCGCACCATCTCACTGATGGCATTAATCATAATTTCCGGATGGTCGTTAAAATAGAAATGATTCCCCGGCACCTGTTTGGCACCGAGAAAATGTTGCGTATGTGACTGCCATTTCATCAGGCTGCCGACCGGAACATGCGCATCATGTTCACCGACGATAACCATCATGGGCGCGCTCACCGGCGCAGAATATTGATAGCGGTATTTAGCAATAAGCTGGAAATCGCGCTTTAATTTTTCGGCAACGATGTCATTCAGAAATGGACTGTGCATGAGACTTTCGTCAATGCCGTTGAAATAAGCCATTTCCTGAATAAACGTCTCATTATCCATTTCAGCCATGCGGACAATGCGTGGCGAAGGTATTTCCGTCGGGCTCAGGCTGGCGGAAAGCAGCAATCCGGCGGGAGGTATCCGCAACTTTTTTGCAACCTCCCAGGCAAGTATTGCCCCCATACTGTGGCCGAAAAGATAAAACGTCTTATCGCCTTCCCGTGCGATAGCGGCAGCAATGTTTTCCGTCAGCTGGTTGACATCGGTTGGGTACGCTTCGCAGTAGCGGCGTCCGGTTCCAGGCAACGTAACGACCTTCATGAGCAGATC from Musicola paradisiaca NCPPB 2511 carries:
- a CDS encoding ATP-grasp domain-containing protein produces the protein MNTKTPLSEAFVLTGAFWVICRNSLYLTQLVERGLAILVLTPESYRQQVEEARSKQDSPISQITDVAYVEGSLDREASFNPSVVAAIQHWRTRYRIVGAFAVGETLVEPTGIIADALGIRSPGLRATRTCRSKYLQRFYLNAFSPDSVMVPPEQRHSIRTERLAYPLIIKPATRHSSSGVISVDSSQQASRALADYPAHETLLLEQKIVGQEYSVETLSQNGVVIFASATHKVTTDTHLNTFVELAHTVPNPDQNSTLLLEATQKVLTALDFGDGIAHAEWRVDANGRPWLMEIASRTPGDGILPLYNLAYGQPLEPVILRIMLGEPVALPASRRIARQVYLEHPPGILKDVHIDWPGVEIVWLNDNDPWPVVPAGEREDEPTLRAVFVHKQRGDRLEPLRSSEDRAVVFFIDARSAEALDRLENQVREKITLHIEEHHD
- a CDS encoding lysine N(6)-hydroxylase/L-ornithine N(5)-oxygenase family protein, producing the protein MKLALNSAPSHYTLLGIGAGPANLSLASLLHDKPEISNLFLDQKAAFSWHDDQMIDGATLQVSLFKDLSTLTDPTNKFTFMSYLHEKGRIYHFLNAQFDEIPRREFRNYMAWAAEKNRNVSFGERVLHIDFEGVFRIETDKRQLTADHLAVGVGTKPWVPEFAAPLLGNSQFHVSQYMKKNHNTVGKQVVIIGGGQSGAEVFLDLSSKSASERPERITWLSRRRNFFPIDDSTFTNDFYMPCYSEYFSKLPLHLRQKTNRENILTSDGISESTLREIYQKLYCLRFITPGELEFDLMTSRSVSNVVHTPSGRWRVDYKHLDVEQAEYIEADVIIWATGYAPTEKNFLNGLKERIRYENDEFVIDDDFAIVWDGPRQNNIFVQNAVRGQRGQRGLPDVNLSLNAWRAQRIMGRLCGEYPRQQISSFIDWSPDVNNNGAHKINDDVMPEKKIITAR
- a CDS encoding MFS transporter; translated protein: MTNSSSAPGVLETFSQSPLSSKVVLLGVMINRLSGFLQIFIVLYLVSLGYSHQQTIIALAVYGTGAVIGALLGGTISERFGPRLASMISMGATAVLTAALLYLDHFISILIVVALASLCAQLFRPASAALLSWQTPSERQTMIFAIYRLGLNLGATGAPLIGYALYHWGGESFTLLFWGEAVIAALYAVLAMLTLPGKNEVGEISQQAGAEKTVVGGYLDVLADRRFVLFLLATFCHSAVYVQYITTLPLYIEDKGIALFWYTLAVSLNGIIVICFELFITKFTQGYNKRYVLAFGFALIGTGVAFYAVPIGPAALIVGTLIWSLGEIISGPSFFAFPANAGPGHLKSHYLGSFHFMFSLGIALGPVIGGWLYLSLDTVFWPVIALGSLFAALVCGACVKEPAPAPLKTEAGTSMTSSEAIE
- a CDS encoding cytochrome P450, coding for MSDLLNPLSAIQHDSPWEYYARLTRETPVYFDRDLKLWVVSDAGSTDAVLSSPVLQVRPVSQPVPPGLVGQPAGDVFGQLVRMREGEYQQQLKAVIIRALSTVDSAHVSQLARQLAQQALSDGEEINRWMFSVPAAVVATLCGFLPRDVPEVVALIAEFVLCIPAAASPEHQQRASLAATSLLERFFAQIAQAPQGALLTELLQCASEEGWSQRAPLIANAIGFLSQTYDATASLAGNTLLTAQRYPELWLRRPADAFIDETARYTSPIQNTRRFAAHELTLLGQRIAPDDTILLLLAAANRDPARFAQPDVFQPQRNTQAYFSFSGGRHRCPGAAVARAITHGMVSALDAHMPDWHQRLHKRRYLPSGNARIPEFSLSEIN
- a CDS encoding iron-containing redox enzyme family protein yields the protein MSFSFTDNTTSLPEEKFHFSPDAHAALTALRDSADVHELYSSLVSDIESETQQLLALQLIQTFLSAPLPSPTWERAGFEAYIVRAKTTLAQSATMLLRSDEEERSILLKQRALLSMLAGCWLDRVSQPATEPAGVVNLLNAHHFTLKGCGEISLSQQQQRQRRFAASGITLPFIGVAGAPTQLHSNALTLWQAVFWLAFSRLPASYLPEVAGIHFAYYALGFDDALLEMPPSLAATQCMTLLDGWLSACNDSEGGREDLQRFYRAASLATELELSHAGMLLTQQEQLAARTPDDRMAEIMVRHFPFAGKQHQLVMLEKKALSQWSMDDAAGMAAFLTAFKRSPYLRQKDAKPEACRFMQAIRFGGAMFGIFSQREAEIMASWIADAHQHEREITLSRFREPGDAQATLWRDRYRCTRIDSLLTLETPSLPEARTLFYRLVNIEHYASHLAAIKQRVMDTLQQAQVLFACGQQGRYTDASEFSYSPEALRARTDAIYWQKLVNPLERLTSIPDRESVIFNQKLMALGSMIDGAWAHRFGSVLRSHRRSDGMMLAIYADEMGRGDVEKNHITLILRVLHSMEVMLPHIRDPEFCHQQELPDIYDFSLHQLSMSLFPDSFYEELLGYNLGIEMLGLGEMRIHEIQKLRRYGFDTIYEEAHLTIDNFSAGHARQSVDLIIAYMEDLPPNMTPDERQQRWCRIWRGYASFAWFLETDLKNNVSAAANTYSEVLI
- a CDS encoding NAD(P)/FAD-dependent oxidoreductase; protein product: MMNKSDIAIIGGGIIGTVIAREAVKQYPQANISLIERNLCGAGSSFYSAGVHFPRGISERVRAMSRFSHDYYQPFLDNGAPFYSLPMELVTGKAHWEETCRNYLPAAGFTPSESMNSLIHLSPDDGQVVLRGKGAHYADVFALIQKWLPALRPSVAVSEGLRVTALHSRSGGYDVALSDGTVQAASQVILAPGPWLAEPAWRERIAGLGIRVKKIVAVHIASKPEPGAPLTIFHDEDAFLVPCHSRGHWLFSYTCQEWDVLPGETGPLQARDLAAARELLRRYAPALAGEIRDGRVFCDAYSPSREPVITRLDEHLIFAGGANGSGYRLAPAIAADVIHLLTQTAF
- a CDS encoding acyl-CoA dehydrogenase family protein, with product MNQCISHDLTLLSLPFFTPGHQQYVHELDRWCQQQHETLLSLRHRPVAEQSRQMLHLLGQGGWLKHLNTPDLPVPNDARRMCLSRQTLAYFDDLLDFSWSIQSLSASVIQRYGNEAQRRDYLPALAHGERIAAFALSELQAGTDIAALTLEAQRCEGGWLLNGDKAWIALGDIASDIIVIARTGEGPGPLGLSAFIVDAVAGGVSARPLDAVAPRSWSHLHFDNVRVSPENLLGQPGQGFIIALDILDRFRMTVASAAIGFARRAADIALRHAAQRKIYRGRLLDLQLTQATLAKMEVSLSAASLLTARAAWQHDDDRPFARESAAAKYFACEQACKIVDAALQLLGAAGVVAGSQLERLYRQIRPLRIYEGASEALLMNIASALDTQRVINREDLS
- a CDS encoding beta-ketoacyl-[acyl-carrier-protein] synthase family protein, with amino-acid sequence MLNAASQSRLLAAQYVLGEKKLAWHELADLQTRAKQFSMPLQADLWGWGAIYKTTGSVTDMAIRTARMTLAEAGYAGQDIDTTIVCSSSLQSGTEAHQHFLREFAGQLQLEQSAITGVSLGRCTNLLKGIHLARSLIHSGQARRALVVTSDAISDERQRMENFALFSDGAASCLICHADDAPQGDMLLACGGRQDLSQLHQGLSAGLVRAVNQDLFSSMGIMLGDITRLFHSNVYLPLCQLNEMQAGYQQTQLYTDNIPRFGHCFAADPLINFVDARNNGAVSDTALYQLAVSIPGARASLLLRKGSA